One window of the Rosa rugosa chromosome 3, drRosRugo1.1, whole genome shotgun sequence genome contains the following:
- the LOC133737566 gene encoding uncharacterized protein LOC133737566, with amino-acid sequence MAVCEWREEKIAAVIRPWFLLRWPDWRIGLEAWDQRLLRGGKLVSARSGSDQNDLIWIGSHDSDLGNGLGGRERVSPWLEGERGTTMTTVRRRGLCGAKRGPSVVAGLGQAWATSSAANNLKTILTRFAKASRQKINLDKSSIYFSNKVLANRKVVISNILGIKHRSTIGKYLGIHNIIFWKDPVNAKELLLKVTNKLSGWKNSTLSRAGKLTLIKSNISGIPNHVMSCFKFPTKVTNALDKEARNFFWGKDVHSPPVAWSQVCLPKSAGGFGIRPATFFNKSALAKLGWKVLTSPNNWWVELVRRNDFKDEFVWGPVANGQFSIKSATWMQCSVIQPHLNAKIMNAIWKLNISPKAKIFAWLLVRGRLKTKIFNISKNLTFIENAIVLCWKIWQAINNLIFRNISANPNMVVHAATATGNSYRAHNPSHMKGFVNNYRLIRWLPPLENKFKLNFDGSVKHDRMAATGFVIRNHAGSPVVAGTRKIGSTTVLVAECSALKDGLLHALHLNCSKILVEGDSKLVIDCVNKISDPPWKIRSLVRDIQGISSMFEEISFSHIPRETNFVADAIASFGHQSSDAIMARQTSSFSLLGF; translated from the exons ATGGCTGTCTGTGAGTGGAGGGAGGAGAAGATTGCGGCAGTTATCAGGCCTTGGTTCCTACTTCGCTGGCCTGATTGGCGGATTGGCTTGGAGGCGTGGGATCAGAGGCTGCTTCGTGGCGGCAAGCTTGTGTCGGCGCGGTCTGGATCGGATCAGAACGATCTGATCTGGATTGGGTCCCATGATTCGGATCTGGGGAATGGTTTGGGTGGAAGGGAGCGCGTTTCTCCATGGCTCGAAGGGGAACGTGGTACGACGATGACGACTGTCCGGCGAAGGGGGTTGTGCGGCGCTAAGCGTGGTCCGTCGGTGGTGGCAGGGCTGGGCCAAGCTTG GGCCACTTCGTCTGCTGCAAATAACTTAAAGACTATTTTAACCAGATTTGCCAAAGCCTCTAGACAGAAGATCAACTTAGATAAGTCTTCAATCTATTTCTCTAATAAAGTTTTGGCTAATAGAAAAGTTGTTATTTCTAATATCCTTGGGATCAAACACAGATCTACTATTGGTAAATATTTGGGTATCCATAACATTATTTTCTGGAAAGATCCAGTGAATGCTAAGGAATTGTTACTCAAAGTAACTAACAAGCTTAGTGGTTGGAAGAATTCTACTTTGTCTAGAGCTGGGAAACTAACCTTGATCAAATCTAATATTTCAGGAATTCCTAATCATGTTATGTCATGTTTCAAATTCCCTACTAAGGTAACTAATGCTTTAGATAAAGAAGCTAGAAATTTCTTCTGGGGGAAGGATGTCCATTCTCCTCCAGTTGCTTGGAGTCAGGTTTGTCTTCCTAAATCTGCTGGAGGTTTTGGAATTAGACCTGCTACCTTCTTCAACAAGTCTGCTTTAGCTAAATTAGGATGGAAAGTTCTCACTAGCCCTAACAACTGGTGGGTTGAGCTTGTCAGGAGAAA TGATTTTAAGGATGAGTTTGTTTGGGGCCCTGTTGCCAATggacaattttctataaaatCTGCTACTTGGATGCAATGTAGTGTTATTCAACCTCACTTGAATGCCAAGATTATGAATGCTATTTGGAAATTAAATATCTCTCCCAAGGCAAAAATCTTTGCTTGGCTGCTTGTGAGGGGTAGATTGAAAACTAAA ATTTTTAACATTTCGAAAAATCTCACCTTTATTGAGAATGCTATTGTGCTTTGTTGGAAAATCTGGCAAGCCATAAATAATCTCATCTTCAGGAACATATCTGCTAACCCAAACATGGTGGTGCATGCTGCAACTGCAACTGGGAATTCTTATAGAGCTCACAATCCTTCCCACATGAAGGGCTTTGTTAACAACTATAGACTGATCAGGTGGCTTCCCCCCTTGGAGAACAAATTCAAACTCAATTTTGATGGCTCTGTGAAGCATGATAGGATGGCTGCAACTGGTTTTGTCATTAGAAACCATGCTGGCTCCCCTGTGGTGGCTGGAACTAGGAAGATTGGTTCCACTACTGTTCTTGTGGCGGAGTGTAGCGCGCTCAAAGATGGTCTCCTCCATGCGCTGCATCTCAACTGCTCTAAGATTCTAGTGGAAGGTGATTCAAAGCTGGTGATCGACTGTGTTAACAAGATTAGTGACCCTCCTTGGAAAATTCGTTCTCTTGTTCGTGACATCCAAGGCATCTCTAGTATGTTTGAGGAAATCTCTTTCTCTCATATTCCTCGTGAAACAAATTTTGTGGCGGACGCAATTGCCTCCTTTGGACATCAATCTTCGGATGCAATCATGGCGAGACAAACTTCCTCTTTCAGCTTGCTCGGCTTTTAA